In SAR324 cluster bacterium, a single genomic region encodes these proteins:
- the moaA gene encoding GTP 3',8-cyclase MoaA — protein sequence MIDQYHRNINKLRISVTEACNLGCVYCVESPTVHRVNPQQLSSPQILKLVQLLVHHAGIETIRITGGEPLLFNNLPELVEGIAQLPVSSIGLTTSGQQLASKAKILKQRGLSRVNVSIDSVDPDTFKKLTRTGHLEKTIDGIHAALDAGLKVKLNTVVMRGENDVELLNLLEFALNLKVEIRFLELMRMGPLYQNDCSKFVSMNEMLTNIRQRYSFVSDQGESDDTAVYYKTPMGRFGVIANESAPFCSRCSRLRLASDGTLFGCLSHPLGVPIRHLLTAETPEPLVMAAVQEAISVKRTVHFTGSRLRMSQIGG from the coding sequence ATGATTGATCAGTATCATCGTAATATCAACAAACTCCGTATTTCTGTTACGGAAGCCTGCAATCTTGGTTGTGTTTATTGTGTGGAAAGTCCGACAGTTCACCGTGTCAATCCACAGCAGTTATCCTCCCCGCAGATCCTCAAACTGGTTCAATTGCTGGTACATCATGCCGGTATTGAAACAATCCGAATTACAGGTGGCGAACCTCTGCTTTTCAACAATTTGCCTGAATTGGTTGAGGGCATTGCACAGTTACCGGTCAGCAGCATTGGTCTGACTACCAGCGGACAACAACTCGCATCTAAAGCAAAAATTCTGAAACAGCGTGGCTTGAGTCGTGTCAATGTGAGTATTGATTCTGTGGATCCTGATACTTTCAAAAAACTGACACGGACAGGACATCTGGAAAAAACCATTGATGGGATTCATGCGGCATTGGACGCTGGGTTGAAGGTCAAATTGAACACGGTGGTGATGCGTGGAGAAAACGACGTGGAATTGCTGAACCTGCTGGAATTTGCGTTGAATCTGAAGGTGGAAATTCGCTTTCTGGAACTCATGCGGATGGGGCCCTTGTATCAGAACGACTGTTCAAAATTTGTTTCAATGAATGAAATGCTGACAAACATCCGTCAACGTTATTCATTTGTGTCGGATCAGGGAGAGTCCGATGATACCGCGGTTTATTATAAAACACCGATGGGGCGATTTGGTGTGATTGCCAACGAAAGTGCGCCTTTTTGTAGCCGATGCTCTCGCTTGCGTCTTGCGTCTGATGGAACCTTGTTTGGTTGTCTCAGCCATCCCCTGGGGGTGCCTATCCGGCACTTATTGACTGCCGAGACTCCTGAACCGCTGGTGATGGCGGCAGTTCAGGAAGCAATTTCCGTTAAAAGAACAGTCCATTTTACGGGGTCCCGATTGAGGATGTCACAAATCGGCGGATGA
- a CDS encoding twin-arginine translocase TatA/TatE family subunit: protein MFGLGMWELLVILSIVVILFGAKRLPMIGEGVGKMISNFKKSTREGTELDQNPETSGMLEQDKKKTS, encoded by the coding sequence ATGTTTGGCTTGGGAATGTGGGAATTATTGGTCATTTTGAGCATTGTCGTCATTTTGTTTGGCGCCAAACGCTTGCCAATGATTGGTGAAGGTGTGGGTAAAATGATCAGCAATTTCAAAAAATCAACACGGGAAGGAACTGAACTTGATCAAAATCCCGAGACTTCCGGTATGCTGGAACAGGATAAAAAAAAAACATCCTGA